The genomic DNA GGATCCGCGACGTGCGCGCGCCGCCGCGATCAACGTGGTGCCCACCTCGACCGGCGCGGCGAAGGCGATCGGCCTGGTCCTGCCGGAGCTGGAGGGCAAGCTCGACGGCTACGCGCTCCGCGTGCCGATCCCCACCGGTTCCGTCACCGACCTCACCGTGCAACTCGCGAGGAAGGCGACCGTCGAGGAGATCAACGCCGCGATGAAGGCCGCGGCCGAGGGGAAGCTCAAGGGGATCCTCAAGTACTACGACGCGCCGATCGTCTCCTCCGACATCGTCACCGACCCCCACAGCTCGCTCTTCGACGCGGGCCTGACCAAGGTGATCGACGATCAGGCTAAGGTCGTGTCCTGGTATGACAACGAATGGGGCTACAGCAACCGCCTCGTCGACGTGACTGATCTGGTAGGTAAATCGCTCTGATGACCGTTTCCACTCTTTCCGACCTGCTGTCCGAGGGCGTCGAGGGACGCACCGTACTGGTCCGCAGCGACCTCAACGTGCCGCTCGACGATGCCGGCGCCATCACCGATCCGGGCCGCATCATCGCCTCGGTGCCCACGCTCAAGGCGCTCGCCGAGGCCGGCGCGAAGGTGATCGTCACCGCACACCTGGGCCGCCCGAAGGGCGAGGCCGACCCGAAGTTCTCGCTCGCGCCCGTCGCGAAGGAGCTGGGGGAGCGCCTGGGGCGCAACGTCCAACTCGCCGGCGACGTCGTGGGCCAGGACGCGCTGGCCCGCGCCGAGGGCCTCACCGACGGTGACGTGCTCCTCCTGGAGAACGTGCGGTTCGACCCGCGCGAGACGAGTAAGGACGACGCCGAGCGCGAGGCGCTCGCGCGGGACCTCGCCGAGCTCGTCGACGTCTCCTCCCACGCCGGCGAGGGCGCATTCGTCTCCGACGGCTTCGGCGTCGTCCATCGGAAGCAGGCCTCCGTCTTCGACGTCGCGAAGCTGCTCCCGGCGTACGCCGGTGGCCTCGTCGACGCCGAGGTGCGCGTCCTCGCGCAGCTGACCGAGAACCCGTCGCGGCCCTACGCGGTGGTGCTCGGCGGCTCCAAGGTCTCCGACAAGCTCGGCGTCATCCGCGCGCTCGCGCCCAAGGTCGACACGCTCGTCATCGGCGGCGGCATGGCCTTCACCTTCCTCGCCGCGCAGGGTTACTCCGTGGGTGACTCGCTGCTGCAGGAGGACCAGATCGACACGTGCAAGCAGCTGCTCGAGGAGTTCGGCGACGTCCTGCACCTGCCGATCGACGTCGTGGTGGCCGACGCCTTCGCGGCCGATGCCGCGTCGAAGACCGTCTCCGCCGACGCGATCGAGGACGGCTGGATGGGACTCGACATCGGCCCCGAGTCCGCGCAGCGCTTCGGCGCTGTGCTGACCCAGGCCAAGACGGTCTTCTGGAACGGCCCCATGGGCGTCTTCGAGTTCCCCGCCTTCGCGGCCGGCACGAAGGCCGTCGCGGAGTCGGTCATCAGGGCGACCAGCAACGGTGCCTTCACCGTCGTGGGCGGCGGCGACTCGGCCGCGGCCGTCCGTACCCTGGGGCTCGACGAGGACGGCTTCAGCCACATCTCCACCGGTGGCGGCGCCTCGCTGGAGTACCTGGAGGGCAAGGAGCTCCCCGGGTTGACGGTGCTCGACAGGGGGGACGCATGAGCCGCAAGCCGCTGATCGCCGGCAACTGGAAGATGAACCTCAACCACCTCGAGGCGATCGCGGTGGTGCAGAAGCTCGCTTTCGCGTTGCCGGACAAGTACTTCGCTCACGTCGACGTCACGGTGATCCCGCCGTTCACGGACCTGCGCTCGGTGCAGACGGCCGTCGACGGCGACGACCTGAAGATCACCTACGGCGCGCAGGACCTCTCGCCGCACGACGCCGGCGCGTACACCGGTGACATCTCCGGTGCGTTCCTCGCGAAGCTCGGCTGCACCTACGTCGTCGTCGGCCACAGCGAGCGGCGCACGATCCACGGCGAGACCAACGAGATCGTGCTGGCCAAGACGAAGGCCGCGCTGCGTCACGGCCTGACGCCGATCGTGTGCATCGGCGAGGGGCTGGACGTCCGCGAACAGGGCACGCAGGTCGAGTACAACGTCGAGCAGCTCAAGGGTTCGCTCGCCGGGCTCACGGCCGAGGAACTGTCCAAGACGGTCATCGCGTACGAGCCCGTTTGGGCGATCGGCACGGGCAAGGTGGCGACCCCGCAGGACGCGCAGGAGGTCTGCGCCGCGGTCCGTGCCACCGTCGCCGAGCTGGGCGGTGCCGACGTCGCCGCCGGCATTCGGGTGCTCTACGGCGGCTCGGTGTCCAGCAAGAACGTCGGCGAGCTCGTCGCGCAGCCGGACGTGGACGGCGGTCTCGTGGGCGGCGCCTCACTCAAGCCCGACGAGTTCGCCGCACTCAGCGCCATCGCCGCCGGCGGACCGCTCTGAACCGCGGCGACCTGCCGCTGCGGCCCGACGCGCACCGCACGCCCTGAACGACCGACGCCGACCGGAAGGTACACTGGATCCTCGTGGAAACATTGCAGCTGGTGCTGAAGATCGCCATCCTCGTGCTGAGCCTGCTGCTGGTGGTGCTCGTCCTGCTCCACCGCGGTAAGGGCGGCGGCCTGTCGTCGCTGTTCGGCGGTGGCGTGCAGTCGTCGCTCTCCGGCTCGTCGGTGGTGGAGAAGAACCTCGACCGGGTGACGATCTTCGTCGGCATCATCTGGACGGTGTGCATCGTCGGCGTTACGCTGAGCATCAAGTTGACGTCCTAGACGTCGCCAACGGACGCAACGAGGCGCCCCGGACCCACAGGGTTCGGGGCGCCTCGCCGTTGGTGGGCTGTGCATCCGGAACAGGTGCGCGCCCATATGGGCGCCGACTCCCATACGACGGGCATACCGCCGTTTGACTGGGCATACTGCATATTATGACCAGTGACCCGGGCCGCGCCGCCACAGAACCACTCCGCGACGACATCCGGCTCCTCGGCGGGATCCTCGGCGACACCATCCGCGAACAGGCCGGGCCGCAGATCTTCGACCTCGTCGAGCGGGCCCGGCAGGAATCGTTCGCCGTGCGGCGGTCCGAGCTGGATCGCGAGCAGCTCGCCGCCCTGTTCGCCGACGTCCCCACCGCCGAGGCGGTGCCGGTCATCCGCGCCTTCTCACACTTCGCCCTCCTGGCCAACCTCGCCGAGGACCTGCACCGCGAGCGGCGCCGGGCGATTCACGTCCGGGCGGGCGAGCCGCCGCAGGCCTCGTCGCTGGCGCACACCTACGGGCTGCTGGCGGAGGCCGCGCTCGACGGCACCGAGGTCGCAGCGGCCCTCCGGCATGCGCTCGTCGTGCCGGTGATCACCGCGCACCCGACCGAGACGCGGCGCCGCACCGTGTTCGATACCCAGCATCGGATCACCGAGCTCATGCGCTACCGCGACCGGACCCAGCTGGACCCGCGCGAGGAGGAACAGGTGCAGGTCGGGCTCCGGCGGCAGATCCTCACACTCTGGGACACCGCCCTGGTCCGGCTGGAGCGGCTGCGCATCCAGGACGAGATCGAGAACGGCCTGCGCTACTTCGACGCCGCCTTCCTCCAGGTGATGCCGGCCATCAACCGCGAGGCACGCACCCGATTGCGTGAGCTGTACCCGGGGACCGCCCTGCTGTCCGAGCCGATCGTGCGGCCGGGATCGTGGATCGGCGGCGACCGCGACGGCAATCCCTACGTCACCGCCGAGGTGGTCACCATGGCGTCGCGGCGGGCCGCTGCGACGGCCATCGGGCATTACCTGCGCGAATTGCTGCAGCTGGAACAGGAACTCGCCCTCAGCTCCCGTCTCACCACGGTCGCCGACGATCTGCTCGCGCTCGCCGCGTGGGACGACTCGCCCAAACGGGCCGACGAGCCCTACCGGCGCGCTCTGCACGGCATCCGCGGCCGCCTGTCCGCGACCGCCGACGCCCTCCTGGACGAGCAGCTGGACGCGCGCACGGACATCGGCGCCGAGCCGTACGGCGCACCGTCGGAACTCCTGGCGGACCTGGGTGTCGTCGATGCCTCGCTCCGAGCCGGAGGGGACGGCCTCATCGCCGACGACCGCCTGCAGGCTCTGCGGGAGGCCGTGAACACCTTCGGTTTCCACCTCTCCGGCCTCGACATGCGGCAGAACTCCGATGTGCACGAGGAGACGATCGCGGAACTCTTCGCCTGGGCCGGCGTGCACCCCGACTACGCCTCCCTCGACGAGGACGAACGAGTCCGGCTCCTCACCGCCGAGCTGCGCCTGCGCCGGCCGCTCGTGGGGCCCGGTGCCGAGTTCACGGATCAGACGACGAAGGAGCTCGGCGTGCTCCATGCCGCGACGCGCGCCGTGGACTCCCTGGGGGCCGGGGCAGTTCCGAACTACATCATCTCCATGTGCACGTCCGTCTCGGATCTGCTCGAGGCCGCAGTGCTGCTCAAGGAGGCGGGGCTGCTGCGGCCCGACACCGACGGCGGCGCCGAGTGCCCCGTGAACATCGTGCCGCTCTTCGAGACCATCGAGGACCTGCAGCAGGGTGCCGCGACGATGCGCGCCGCGCTGGCCGTCCCCGCCTACCGGTCGCTGGTCGACGGCAAGGGCGGGCTGCAGGAGATCATGCTGGGCTACAGCGATTCCAACAAGGACGGCGGCTACCTCGCCGCCAACTGGGCGCTCTACCGCGCCGAGCTCGACCTCGTCGCGATGGCCCGTGACACGGGGATCACGTTGCGGCTCTTCCACGGTCGCGGTGGCACCGTCGGGCGCGGCGGCGGGCCGAGCTACGACGCCATCCTCGCCCAGCCGCCGGGCGCGGTCCGCGGCACGCTGCGGCTCACCGAGCAGGGCGAGATCATCGCCGCCAAGTACGCCGAACCCGCGCTGGCGGTACGGAACCTGGAATCGCTGGTGGCGGCGACGCTGGAGTCCACGCTGCTCGACGTCGAGGGCCTCGGTGACGAGGCCGAGGATGCCTACGCCGTTCTCGATGAGCTGGCGGCGCTCGCGCGGGACGCCTACGGCGACCTCGTGCACCGTACGGACGGCTTCGTCGAGTACTTCAAGACCTCCACGCCCGTCGAGGAGATCGGCTCGCTGAACATCGGTTCGCGGCCCAGTTCCCGCAAGCAGACGTCGAAGATCTCGGACCTGCGTGCGATTCCCTGGGTGATGGCGTGGTCGCTCTCACGCGTCATGCTTCCCGGGTTCTACGGCACGGGAACGGCGTTCGAGACATGGATCGGTGGCGACCCGGCACGGCTGGATCGCCTGCGCGAGCTGTACCGGCGGTGGCCCTTCTTCCGTTCGGTGCTCTCCAACATGGCGCAGGTCCTCGCCAAATCCGACCTCGGATTGGCCGCCCGCTACGCGGATCTCGTACCCGACGTCGCGCTGCGCGAGCGCGTCTTCGGCAAGATCGCCGACGAGCACCGCCGCACGATCGAGATGTACTACGCGATCACGGAGACCGACGATCTGCTCGCCGACAACCCCGCCCTGAAGCGTTCCGTGTTCAACCGTTTCCCGTACCTCGAGCCGCTCAACCACCTCCAGGTGGAACTGCTGCGCCGGTACCGCTCGGGTGACGAGGACCCGCTGGTGCAGCGCGGCATTCTGCTGACCATGAACGGCCTCGCGACCGCGCTGCGCAACTCGGGCTAGATCTCCGTCCCAGGGCGGAGGACGGGGCGGCCGCACGGCGGTAGCCTCGGCCGCATGACTGACGTGGTGGTACAGGACGAACAGGCGACGGTATTGACCTTCCTCGCCGATATGCAGGACGGCCGGGCGGCGGAGGCGGTGGCCGCGTTCGACGAGGACGTGGTCTACACGAACGTGGGGCTCGCCACCCTGCGCGGCCGGAACCGCGCGGGCCGGGTGATCCGGCTCCTCGCGCTGCCCGCCCTCGGTTTCGGCGTCGAGGTCACCTCCATCGCATCCGACGGTGCCGTCGTCCTCACCGAGCGCATCGACGAGCTGCGGGTCGGTCCGCTGCGCGTG from Tsukamurella paurometabola includes the following:
- the secG gene encoding preprotein translocase subunit SecG, coding for MQLVLKIAILVLSLLLVVLVLLHRGKGGGLSSLFGGGVQSSLSGSSVVEKNLDRVTIFVGIIWTVCIVGVTLSIKLTS
- the tpiA gene encoding triose-phosphate isomerase — encoded protein: MSRKPLIAGNWKMNLNHLEAIAVVQKLAFALPDKYFAHVDVTVIPPFTDLRSVQTAVDGDDLKITYGAQDLSPHDAGAYTGDISGAFLAKLGCTYVVVGHSERRTIHGETNEIVLAKTKAALRHGLTPIVCIGEGLDVREQGTQVEYNVEQLKGSLAGLTAEELSKTVIAYEPVWAIGTGKVATPQDAQEVCAAVRATVAELGGADVAAGIRVLYGGSVSSKNVGELVAQPDVDGGLVGGASLKPDEFAALSAIAAGGPL
- a CDS encoding phosphoglycerate kinase, giving the protein MTVSTLSDLLSEGVEGRTVLVRSDLNVPLDDAGAITDPGRIIASVPTLKALAEAGAKVIVTAHLGRPKGEADPKFSLAPVAKELGERLGRNVQLAGDVVGQDALARAEGLTDGDVLLLENVRFDPRETSKDDAEREALARDLAELVDVSSHAGEGAFVSDGFGVVHRKQASVFDVAKLLPAYAGGLVDAEVRVLAQLTENPSRPYAVVLGGSKVSDKLGVIRALAPKVDTLVIGGGMAFTFLAAQGYSVGDSLLQEDQIDTCKQLLEEFGDVLHLPIDVVVADAFAADAASKTVSADAIEDGWMGLDIGPESAQRFGAVLTQAKTVFWNGPMGVFEFPAFAAGTKAVAESVIRATSNGAFTVVGGGDSAAAVRTLGLDEDGFSHISTGGGASLEYLEGKELPGLTVLDRGDA
- the ppc gene encoding phosphoenolpyruvate carboxylase; this translates as MTSDPGRAATEPLRDDIRLLGGILGDTIREQAGPQIFDLVERARQESFAVRRSELDREQLAALFADVPTAEAVPVIRAFSHFALLANLAEDLHRERRRAIHVRAGEPPQASSLAHTYGLLAEAALDGTEVAAALRHALVVPVITAHPTETRRRTVFDTQHRITELMRYRDRTQLDPREEEQVQVGLRRQILTLWDTALVRLERLRIQDEIENGLRYFDAAFLQVMPAINREARTRLRELYPGTALLSEPIVRPGSWIGGDRDGNPYVTAEVVTMASRRAAATAIGHYLRELLQLEQELALSSRLTTVADDLLALAAWDDSPKRADEPYRRALHGIRGRLSATADALLDEQLDARTDIGAEPYGAPSELLADLGVVDASLRAGGDGLIADDRLQALREAVNTFGFHLSGLDMRQNSDVHEETIAELFAWAGVHPDYASLDEDERVRLLTAELRLRRPLVGPGAEFTDQTTKELGVLHAATRAVDSLGAGAVPNYIISMCTSVSDLLEAAVLLKEAGLLRPDTDGGAECPVNIVPLFETIEDLQQGAATMRAALAVPAYRSLVDGKGGLQEIMLGYSDSNKDGGYLAANWALYRAELDLVAMARDTGITLRLFHGRGGTVGRGGGPSYDAILAQPPGAVRGTLRLTEQGEIIAAKYAEPALAVRNLESLVAATLESTLLDVEGLGDEAEDAYAVLDELAALARDAYGDLVHRTDGFVEYFKTSTPVEEIGSLNIGSRPSSRKQTSKISDLRAIPWVMAWSLSRVMLPGFYGTGTAFETWIGGDPARLDRLRELYRRWPFFRSVLSNMAQVLAKSDLGLAARYADLVPDVALRERVFGKIADEHRRTIEMYYAITETDDLLADNPALKRSVFNRFPYLEPLNHLQVELLRRYRSGDEDPLVQRGILLTMNGLATALRNSG
- a CDS encoding limonene-1,2-epoxide hydrolase family protein is translated as MTDVVVQDEQATVLTFLADMQDGRAAEAVAAFDEDVVYTNVGLATLRGRNRAGRVIRLLALPALGFGVEVTSIASDGAVVLTERIDELRVGPLRVRFWVCGRFDVRDGRIALWRDYFDNLDIAKGVLRGVLALAIPAAQRKMTPLQR